A single genomic interval of Candidatus Cloacimonadaceae bacterium harbors:
- a CDS encoding sulfide-dependent adenosine diphosphate thiazole synthase: MEHQISSAIVKGWFAKLQAHLQTDVVIVGAGPSGLVCAAELAAKGIKTAVFEKKLAPGGGMWGGAMLFNQIVVQTAAIPILEKYGIGYFEASPGIYLVDAVEATSALIYHAAKAGAAIFTGISVEDIVMENNAVSGVVINWTPVSLTKMHVDPLTISAKAVLDGTGHPCEIVSILTNKNHVELDLPSKIVLYEKSMNAAEGEKACVEHTGAVYPGLFVSGMAACGVSGSNRMGPIFGGMLLSGVKAAEIIAGAISKG; the protein is encoded by the coding sequence ATGGAACATCAGATTTCATCCGCCATCGTAAAAGGCTGGTTTGCAAAGCTGCAAGCGCATTTGCAGACCGATGTAGTAATCGTGGGAGCAGGTCCCTCAGGCTTGGTTTGCGCTGCCGAGCTTGCCGCCAAAGGGATCAAAACCGCAGTTTTTGAAAAGAAACTTGCTCCAGGAGGTGGGATGTGGGGAGGAGCGATGCTCTTCAATCAGATCGTTGTCCAAACCGCGGCTATCCCAATTCTGGAAAAATACGGAATCGGCTATTTTGAAGCATCACCGGGGATCTATCTCGTTGACGCAGTGGAAGCTACCTCCGCTTTGATCTACCATGCCGCCAAAGCCGGAGCCGCCATCTTCACCGGTATCAGTGTGGAAGATATCGTCATGGAAAATAACGCGGTTAGCGGTGTCGTGATCAATTGGACGCCGGTGTCTCTCACCAAAATGCACGTTGACCCTCTGACCATCTCTGCCAAAGCGGTTTTGGACGGAACAGGACACCCTTGCGAAATTGTCTCGATACTAACCAATAAAAACCATGTCGAGCTTGATCTTCCCTCCAAAATAGTGCTCTATGAGAAATCCATGAACGCCGCAGAAGGCGAAAAAGCATGCGTGGAGCACACCGGAGCGGTGTATCCCGGTCTCTTTGTTTCAGGAATGGCGGCTTGCGGAGTGAGCGGAAGCAACAGAATGGGACCTATCTTTGGTGGAATGCTGCTATCAGGGGTGAAGGCTGCCGAAATCATCGCCGGAGCAATCTCAAAGGGATAG
- a CDS encoding thiamine phosphate synthase encodes MRDFGLYIVITDPILEYESFCEICVREEVPMLQLREKRMRDKDLLLLTKRLKAATKGSNTKLIINDRADICLMAETDGLHLGSDDLPWQETLSLLPDKSIIGVSTHSVAEATNLIELCKSAHVVPKPDYMSFGPIYPTPAKAIPDAALGTGLLKQMIQIAPLPLIAIGGIFPFNLNEVLAAGARNIAMIRHFTRSREKAELTDKIRAVMTMIKEKTQ; translated from the coding sequence ATGCGGGATTTTGGACTCTATATCGTAATCACCGATCCCATTCTGGAATATGAGAGCTTTTGCGAAATCTGCGTGAGAGAAGAGGTGCCGATGCTTCAGTTGCGAGAGAAACGTATGCGGGACAAAGATTTGCTGCTCCTGACAAAAAGGCTGAAAGCTGCTACCAAGGGATCAAACACCAAGCTGATAATCAACGACAGAGCTGATATTTGCCTCATGGCTGAGACCGATGGTCTTCATCTTGGTTCCGATGATCTGCCCTGGCAGGAAACGCTTTCTCTGCTGCCGGATAAATCAATCATCGGCGTTTCCACTCACAGCGTGGCGGAAGCGACAAACCTGATCGAGCTCTGCAAATCCGCTCACGTAGTTCCAAAGCCGGATTATATGAGCTTTGGCCCCATCTATCCCACTCCCGCGAAAGCGATCCCCGATGCCGCACTCGGCACTGGATTGCTAAAGCAGATGATCCAAATCGCGCCCCTTCCGCTTATCGCGATTGGGGGCATCTTTCCCTTCAATCTCAATGAGGTTTTAGCTGCCGGAGCACGTAACATAGCCATGATCCGGCATTTTACCCGATCCAGGGAGAAGGCGGAATTAACCGATAAAATCCGTGCAGTCATGACCATGATCAAGGAGAAAACACAATGA